The proteins below come from a single Vibrio cyclitrophicus genomic window:
- a CDS encoding DUF3302 domain-containing protein yields the protein MFLDYFALGLLIFVALVIFYGIIVIHDIPYEIAKERNHPHQDAIHVSGWVSLFTLHAIWPFLWIWATLWRKDRGWGFAKLEEEQHDIHHRVDILIDQVSTLQEEIAQLKQANSVEVNTDKVQNNDQDQEVK from the coding sequence ATGTTTTTAGACTACTTTGCGCTCGGCCTACTTATTTTCGTAGCATTAGTAATCTTTTACGGCATCATCGTTATTCACGATATTCCCTACGAAATAGCAAAAGAACGCAATCACCCTCATCAAGATGCTATTCACGTCTCAGGCTGGGTTAGCCTATTCACCTTACATGCTATTTGGCCCTTCCTTTGGATCTGGGCAACGCTATGGCGTAAAGATCGTGGCTGGGGCTTCGCTAAATTAGAAGAAGAACAACACGACATTCATCATCGTGTTGATATTTTGATCGACCAGGTTAGCACGCTTCAGGAAGAAATTGCTCAACTCAAACAGGCAAATTCCGTAGAAGTGAATACAGACAAAGTTCAAAACAACGATCAAGATCAGGAGGTTAAGTAA
- a CDS encoding ECF-type riboflavin transporter substrate-binding protein, whose protein sequence is MNFSAKTVVVIAIGAALYGIGGLPMFGVPVFANTTLKPAMAVLALFSVLFGPIVGFLVGFIGHWVTDLFAGWGVWLTWVLGSGIVGMVIGLFPIITKNRLQQGELPMKDFVLFVILALAGNVVGYGCSAFLDTILYAEPFTKVFTQLSIIAAGNTVLIAVVGFLILKSVAKRNKQSRNLTEA, encoded by the coding sequence ATGAACTTTTCAGCTAAAACAGTCGTCGTTATTGCCATTGGCGCGGCGCTGTACGGCATTGGTGGTTTACCTATGTTTGGTGTCCCAGTGTTTGCGAACACGACATTGAAACCAGCAATGGCCGTCCTTGCACTGTTTTCGGTTCTATTTGGCCCTATTGTTGGCTTCTTGGTTGGTTTTATTGGCCACTGGGTTACCGACTTATTTGCAGGTTGGGGCGTATGGCTAACTTGGGTATTAGGCTCAGGTATCGTAGGTATGGTTATCGGTCTTTTCCCAATAATAACCAAAAATCGCCTTCAGCAAGGCGAGCTTCCAATGAAAGATTTTGTATTGTTCGTGATACTTGCCCTTGCAGGTAACGTTGTAGGCTATGGCTGCTCTGCGTTCCTAGACACCATCCTATACGCTGAACCGTTTACTAAAGTCTTCACTCAACTGTCTATCATCGCAGCGGGTAACACAGTTCTGATCGCTGTTGTGGGCTTCCTGATCCTAAAATCAGTCGCTAAACGCAACAAACAAAGCCGCAACCTGACTGAGGCATAA
- a CDS encoding energy-coupling factor transporter transmembrane component T family protein codes for MNASKVKFGINYIDTKSPLHALNGITKFALFLAWVTVVLTTFDLRLITLLIVTGLYLLKLTNVPVRVYKPLLLGTASVLSLNALFMYLLAPQQGTELIGSENILLTLPGNYSLSQETLFYLVTVTLKYMSMFPVALIFVFTTHPTEFAASLNRIGVPYKIAYAVSLTLRYLPEVKKDFVNIMHAQQARGVELSKKAPLITRIKNVAKVLGPLIFSSLDRADEISNAMTLRGFGRHKARTWYSYAPLKRVDFVCLAVIALVVILAITKRVLEEQLFWYPF; via the coding sequence ATGAACGCATCAAAAGTAAAATTCGGCATCAATTACATTGATACAAAATCACCGCTTCACGCACTCAACGGCATCACCAAATTTGCACTCTTCTTGGCTTGGGTAACCGTGGTGTTAACTACGTTTGACCTAAGATTGATTACGCTGCTTATTGTGACTGGTTTATACCTGTTGAAGCTTACCAATGTCCCTGTACGCGTGTATAAGCCTTTGTTATTGGGTACGGCGAGTGTATTAAGCCTAAATGCTTTATTCATGTACCTCCTTGCGCCACAGCAAGGTACTGAGCTTATCGGTAGCGAGAACATATTGTTAACGCTACCTGGCAACTACTCGTTAAGCCAAGAGACCCTGTTTTACTTAGTCACGGTAACGCTTAAATACATGAGCATGTTCCCGGTTGCGTTGATATTCGTATTTACTACGCATCCAACTGAATTTGCTGCCAGCCTCAACCGTATCGGTGTTCCTTACAAAATAGCTTATGCGGTGAGCTTAACGCTACGTTACTTGCCAGAAGTTAAGAAAGATTTCGTCAATATCATGCACGCCCAACAGGCTCGTGGTGTAGAGCTTTCGAAGAAAGCGCCCCTAATTACTCGAATCAAAAATGTAGCTAAGGTCCTAGGCCCGCTTATTTTCTCTAGCTTGGACCGCGCAGACGAGATATCTAATGCAATGACGTTGCGAGGTTTTGGTCGACACAAAGCGCGTACTTGGTATAGCTATGCACCTTTGAAACGTGTCGATTTTGTTTGTTTAGCCGTTATCGCATTAGTCGTAATACTCGCCATCACAAAGCGAGTACTTGAAGAGCAGCTGTTCTGGTACCCTTTCTAG
- a CDS encoding HlyD family secretion protein, producing the protein MDLLLIMTYAALCITIFKVFNIPLNKWTVPTAVLGGVIIIGTLILLMNYNHPFTQIGNQVYSTTPVVSGVRGKVIEVPVEANKPLKQGDILFKIDPIPFEAEVARLEAKVKEASQGALGMESEVTEAEAARIKAIAERDKAQREFSRYKRGYDSGAFTEQQLDTRRQAYKASEAAVKVADANLEQAKIALDSEIGGENTAVLSLLAELRKAQFDLEQTVVRAPTDGYVTQLALRPGVMAVPLPLAPVMTFVHTEEQFYTAAFRQNSLQRLQPGYEAEFLFRALPGEVFKGRIDEVIPAIGESQFQARGALLGTDALRTSGRVFVKLSITDDLSEYHLPMGTAVEVAVYSDSFTHVSIMRKVLIRMKSWQNYLYLDH; encoded by the coding sequence ATGGATTTACTGCTGATAATGACCTACGCGGCACTTTGTATCACTATTTTCAAAGTGTTTAATATCCCGCTAAACAAATGGACTGTACCTACCGCCGTTCTTGGTGGTGTTATCATCATAGGTACATTGATCCTATTGATGAACTACAACCACCCTTTTACTCAAATTGGTAACCAAGTTTACTCAACAACGCCGGTTGTTTCTGGTGTAAGAGGTAAAGTTATAGAAGTGCCTGTAGAGGCAAATAAACCTCTTAAGCAAGGGGATATTCTTTTCAAGATCGACCCTATTCCATTTGAAGCTGAAGTCGCACGATTAGAGGCGAAAGTAAAAGAGGCGAGCCAAGGCGCTCTCGGTATGGAATCGGAAGTAACCGAAGCCGAAGCCGCAAGAATCAAAGCCATCGCAGAGCGAGATAAAGCCCAACGTGAATTCTCTCGTTATAAACGTGGTTATGACAGTGGCGCCTTTACTGAGCAACAATTAGACACTCGCAGACAAGCTTACAAAGCATCGGAAGCCGCCGTGAAAGTGGCAGATGCAAATCTAGAACAAGCAAAAATCGCCTTGGACTCTGAAATTGGTGGCGAGAATACCGCGGTTTTGAGTTTATTGGCCGAATTGCGTAAAGCTCAGTTCGATCTAGAGCAAACCGTGGTACGAGCACCGACCGATGGTTACGTAACTCAACTTGCTCTGCGCCCTGGTGTAATGGCTGTGCCACTTCCACTAGCACCCGTTATGACTTTTGTTCACACCGAAGAACAGTTCTATACTGCAGCATTCAGACAAAACTCCTTACAACGCCTACAACCTGGTTACGAAGCAGAATTTTTGTTTAGAGCGCTACCAGGGGAAGTATTCAAAGGGCGCATTGATGAGGTGATTCCAGCTATCGGTGAGAGCCAATTCCAAGCTAGAGGCGCGCTTCTAGGTACTGATGCATTGCGTACCAGTGGTCGTGTGTTTGTTAAATTAAGCATCACCGATGATCTATCGGAATACCATTTACCTATGGGTACCGCGGTTGAAGTTGCCGTTTATTCTGACAGTTTCACTCATGTATCTATTATGCGTAAAGTGCTTATTCGTATGAAAAGTTGGCAAAATTATCTATACCTTGACCACTAA
- a CDS encoding ABC transporter ATP-binding protein: MTIAFSNFSFRYESLDKPTLKNINLRIEKGEKIVIIGPSGSGKSTLGQCLNGLIPHAIKGEVTGSLEINGKNISEFSMHDYTEQVGTVLQDTDSQFVGLSIGEDIAFALENQLMSNIDMYPLVKSTAKMVDLADMLERSPHDLSGGQKQRVSLAGILVDDVDILLFDEPLASLDPKTGKATIEIIDQLHKETNKTIVIIEHRLEDVLHRDIDRVILMERGEIVADTTPDEILASELLDTHGIREPLYLSALKAAKAPLTCEDKLSNLKALDYKRFRPAVQAWFAERPAPVADKQYPPLLEVHGLTYSYDGEKNALEDVSFKIGKGEFVSILGKNGSGKSTITKLIMGVIDADSGSSYLNGEDLSELSIFERSQKVGVVMQNPNHMISHHMIFDEIAFGLRNRNIAEELITEKVEHVLELCGLSKFRHWPIEALSYGQKKRVTIASILVLEPELLILDEPTAGQDYRNYTSMLAFIQKLNRDLGITVVIISHDMHLVLEYTTRSIVIADSRLIANAAMTEVFSQPSLLERANLCTTSIYELATMMKIDDTNAFMQYFIDYERSAQ, encoded by the coding sequence ATGACTATAGCATTTTCGAACTTCTCTTTTAGATATGAGTCGCTGGACAAACCGACGCTAAAAAATATCAATCTAAGGATAGAGAAAGGAGAGAAAATCGTCATTATTGGGCCAAGTGGTAGTGGTAAATCTACCCTAGGTCAGTGTCTCAATGGCTTGATACCTCATGCAATCAAAGGTGAGGTAACCGGCTCTTTAGAGATAAACGGCAAGAATATCTCTGAGTTTTCGATGCACGATTATACCGAGCAAGTCGGCACGGTATTACAAGATACTGACAGCCAGTTTGTAGGTTTGAGTATCGGTGAAGACATCGCTTTCGCACTCGAAAACCAGTTGATGTCGAACATTGACATGTACCCGTTAGTTAAGTCGACTGCAAAAATGGTCGATCTAGCGGACATGCTTGAACGTTCACCTCATGACCTTTCAGGTGGTCAAAAACAGCGAGTGTCCTTAGCGGGCATCTTAGTTGATGACGTTGATATATTGCTGTTCGATGAACCTCTAGCAAGCCTTGACCCGAAAACAGGTAAGGCAACGATTGAGATCATTGATCAGCTGCATAAAGAAACCAACAAGACCATCGTGATTATCGAGCACCGCCTTGAGGATGTCCTGCATCGCGATATCGATCGCGTGATCTTAATGGAACGTGGTGAAATCGTCGCTGACACGACACCCGATGAAATCTTAGCTTCTGAATTACTTGATACACACGGTATTCGTGAACCGCTTTACTTGTCGGCGCTTAAGGCGGCGAAAGCCCCACTAACCTGCGAAGATAAGCTGTCAAACCTCAAAGCTTTAGACTACAAAAGGTTCCGCCCTGCTGTTCAAGCTTGGTTTGCTGAGCGCCCTGCCCCAGTAGCAGATAAGCAATATCCACCTTTACTTGAAGTTCATGGTCTGACTTATTCTTACGACGGCGAGAAAAACGCACTCGAAGATGTGAGCTTCAAGATTGGCAAAGGTGAGTTTGTTTCGATTCTAGGCAAAAACGGTTCGGGTAAATCTACCATAACCAAACTCATCATGGGTGTGATCGATGCCGATTCAGGCTCTTCCTATCTAAATGGTGAAGACCTATCTGAACTTTCTATCTTTGAAAGAAGCCAGAAAGTCGGTGTCGTGATGCAGAACCCAAATCATATGATCTCGCATCATATGATTTTTGATGAGATTGCTTTTGGTCTTCGTAACCGCAACATTGCAGAAGAACTGATCACAGAAAAAGTAGAGCATGTTCTTGAGTTGTGTGGGCTGAGTAAGTTCCGCCATTGGCCGATCGAAGCACTAAGCTACGGCCAGAAAAAACGTGTAACCATCGCTTCTATCTTAGTGTTGGAACCTGAACTTCTCATCTTGGATGAACCAACAGCTGGCCAAGATTACCGAAACTACACGTCAATGTTAGCGTTCATCCAAAAACTCAACCGCGACCTAGGTATCACCGTTGTGATCATTTCACACGACATGCACCTCGTTTTAGAATACACCACGCGTTCAATTGTGATTGCAGACAGCAGACTCATCGCTAATGCGGCGATGACAGAAGTATTTAGCCAACCATCACTTCTAGAACGCGCAAATCTTTGTACCACCAGCATTTATGAACTCGCGACCATGATGAAAATCGACGATACTAATGCGTTCATGCAATACTTCATCGACTACGAGAGAAGTGCTCAATGA
- the malQ gene encoding 4-alpha-glucanotransferase: MKEQTVLKQVAEMANIADSYVSAWGDEAQVSDETITSLLASLGYDTSSDDALLKSAERKHKKDVLDPVLVLRDGEPVEVALNLGVSARESEFSWRLETEQGEVLEGYLQSQVVRDERAEGGPLVFALPSDLAWGYHKLIVSRKRRKKPYEMTLIITPKACFKQSLIEQGKKLWGPSVQLYTLRTQHNWGIGDFGDLKQLVADIASRGGDFVGLNPIHSLFPANPEGASPYSPSSRRWLNILYIDVSSVPEFALSAEAQQTVGSAEFQQRLQKAREAHWVNYTEVSELKMSILPLLFAEFKTRHLDKNSDRAQAFLAFVEEGGESLMHQAAFDALHGELHAEDSGMWGWPVFPEKYRTFESPATQKYIKENLENVHLYMYLQWLADCQINDAQSLAEEKGMAVGLYRDLAVGVADSGSETWADEGNLVMDASIGAPPDVLGPLGQNWGLPPLNPEVLQETSYDAYIKLLRANMKHCGALRIDHVLGLLRLWWIPKGENATQGAYIYYPVQDMLSILALESHRYQCSVIGEDLGTVPDEIVDILADAGVHSYKVFFFETSEDDGGFISPKHYAPQSMAALCTHDMPTLRGFWHCDDLKMGQEIGLYPDAEQLETLFDDRLECKQGILDSVAWHGFLPEGVGRDASQVPMDSYLAEALQLHVAAGGSTLLSVQLEDWLEMDKPVNIPGTVDEYPNWRRKLSMNLDEIFAHEGVNRIASKLTDVREKAGK, translated from the coding sequence ATGAAAGAACAGACCGTATTAAAACAAGTCGCAGAAATGGCAAATATTGCCGACAGTTACGTTAGTGCGTGGGGCGATGAAGCACAAGTATCAGACGAGACGATTACGTCTCTATTGGCTTCATTGGGCTACGATACAAGCAGCGATGATGCACTGCTAAAATCAGCAGAAAGAAAACACAAAAAAGATGTACTAGACCCAGTTCTTGTCTTGCGTGACGGTGAGCCAGTAGAAGTGGCGCTTAATCTAGGTGTAAGTGCTCGTGAAAGTGAGTTCAGCTGGCGCTTAGAAACCGAGCAAGGAGAGGTACTTGAAGGCTATCTTCAATCTCAAGTCGTTCGTGATGAGCGTGCAGAGGGTGGCCCTTTAGTGTTTGCATTGCCAAGTGATTTGGCATGGGGTTACCACAAGCTAATTGTGAGCCGTAAGCGCCGTAAGAAGCCTTACGAGATGACATTAATCATTACGCCAAAAGCGTGTTTCAAGCAATCACTAATCGAGCAAGGCAAAAAGCTTTGGGGACCAAGCGTTCAACTCTACACTCTCAGAACTCAGCACAACTGGGGCATTGGTGATTTTGGCGATCTAAAACAACTTGTTGCCGATATCGCGTCTCGCGGTGGTGATTTTGTTGGTCTAAACCCAATCCACTCATTATTCCCAGCGAACCCAGAAGGCGCGAGCCCATACAGCCCGTCCTCACGTCGTTGGTTGAACATATTATACATTGATGTGAGCTCAGTACCTGAATTCGCGTTAAGTGCTGAAGCACAACAAACGGTAGGCAGTGCTGAATTCCAACAGCGCCTACAGAAAGCTCGTGAAGCACACTGGGTGAATTACACTGAAGTGTCCGAGCTTAAGATGAGCATCTTGCCTCTGTTATTCGCAGAATTTAAGACTCGTCATTTAGATAAAAACAGCGATCGTGCACAAGCGTTCTTAGCGTTTGTTGAAGAAGGCGGTGAAAGCCTGATGCATCAAGCGGCGTTTGATGCTCTGCATGGTGAGTTACATGCTGAAGATTCAGGTATGTGGGGCTGGCCTGTATTCCCTGAGAAATACCGCACATTCGAAAGCCCAGCAACACAGAAATACATCAAAGAGAACCTAGAAAACGTTCATCTGTACATGTACCTGCAATGGTTAGCGGATTGCCAAATCAACGATGCCCAGTCTCTTGCAGAAGAGAAGGGGATGGCTGTTGGCCTGTACCGTGACTTAGCGGTAGGCGTTGCGGATTCAGGTAGCGAAACGTGGGCAGATGAAGGCAACCTAGTGATGGATGCGAGTATCGGTGCTCCACCGGATGTTCTTGGTCCTTTAGGTCAAAACTGGGGTTTACCACCGCTGAACCCTGAAGTACTTCAAGAAACCAGCTACGACGCGTACATTAAATTGCTTCGTGCCAACATGAAACATTGTGGTGCACTTCGTATTGATCACGTTTTAGGTCTGCTGCGTTTATGGTGGATTCCAAAAGGTGAGAACGCAACCCAAGGCGCGTACATCTACTACCCAGTGCAAGATATGCTTTCGATTCTGGCGCTTGAATCTCACCGTTACCAATGCAGCGTTATCGGTGAAGATTTAGGCACCGTGCCAGACGAAATCGTTGATATCCTAGCGGATGCGGGCGTACATTCTTACAAAGTGTTCTTCTTCGAAACATCGGAAGACGATGGTGGTTTCATTTCACCGAAACACTACGCACCACAATCGATGGCAGCATTGTGTACTCACGATATGCCAACGCTTCGCGGCTTCTGGCACTGTGATGACTTGAAAATGGGTCAAGAGATTGGTTTATACCCAGATGCAGAACAGCTAGAAACCTTGTTCGATGACCGTCTGGAGTGCAAACAAGGTATCTTAGATTCAGTGGCATGGCATGGCTTCTTACCTGAAGGTGTTGGTCGTGATGCAAGCCAAGTACCGATGGACTCTTATCTTGCTGAAGCACTTCAACTACACGTTGCAGCTGGTGGTTCAACATTATTGAGTGTTCAGTTGGAAGATTGGTTAGAGATGGACAAGCCAGTAAACATCCCTGGCACTGTAGATGAATACCCGAACTGGCGTCGTAAACTATCCATGAACTTGGACGAAATTTTCGCTCATGAAGGCGTCAATCGTATCGCTTCTAAGCTGACAGACGTTCGAGAAAAAGCAGGTAAGTAA
- the glgB gene encoding 1,4-alpha-glucan branching protein GlgB, which yields MELSSISKQKQIYTQLSQACFTDPFAFLGPYLPSDQGALRVWIPGADKVELIVGKEPRIELAREGESGFILKQKRDLRFTHYKLAVDWAGVEQIIDDPYQYHDLYASYEDLHTPKDMYHHMGAQFITLERDEQTISGTRFLVYAPHATAASLVGNFNAWDGRRHPMQRLDYGMWGLFIPELEEGAQYKFELKGPNGEGLPHKADPWGFYSEQYPSFSSVTYDHARYEWQDSQWQNRPVTQKRKEALSFYELHAGSWKRNAEGEFLNYRELAAELIPYLTDLGYTHVELMPVSEHPFYGSWGYQPVGLFAPTSRFGSPDDFKYFVDQCHQAGLGVVLDWVPAHFPSDDHGLANFDGTPLFHDPDPRRGWHQDWNSYIYDLGKEHVRRFLVANALYWFEQFHIDGIRVDAVASMLYLDYSRSHDQWIPNADGGNENYDAIATLKWMNEEVYKHFPNAMTIAEESTAFPGVSAPTFMGGLGFGFKWNMGWMHDSLSYIQEDPINRKYHHDTITFPLVYAHSENYVLSLSHDEVVYGKGSIHNKMPGDEWQQTANLRAYMGYMYAQPGKKLNFMGAEFGQTAEWNHDDQLQWFLLDYDRHQGVQRLTRDLNNLYRSEAAMHDLDFDPKGFEWRLQDSAEASILAHERISESGERVLVVSNFTPVPHEHFRLGVPAKGKYSLLLNTDSVDYAGSGFEVKKVAEIESVESEGLDTSIELRLPPLSTVFYKLN from the coding sequence TTGGAACTAAGTTCGATTTCAAAGCAAAAACAAATATATACCCAACTATCACAGGCTTGTTTCACTGACCCGTTTGCGTTTTTAGGGCCGTACTTACCTTCAGATCAAGGTGCATTAAGAGTATGGATTCCAGGGGCAGATAAAGTAGAGTTGATCGTTGGAAAGGAACCTCGTATTGAGTTAGCGCGAGAGGGTGAAAGTGGCTTCATCCTTAAGCAAAAAAGAGACCTACGTTTCACTCACTATAAACTTGCGGTTGATTGGGCTGGGGTAGAGCAGATCATCGATGATCCATACCAGTACCACGATCTGTACGCGAGTTATGAAGATCTTCATACACCTAAAGATATGTATCATCACATGGGGGCTCAGTTTATTACGCTAGAGCGTGATGAACAGACGATTTCAGGTACGCGTTTCTTGGTGTATGCACCGCATGCAACGGCGGCAAGTTTGGTGGGTAACTTCAACGCTTGGGATGGTCGTCGCCACCCAATGCAACGCCTAGATTACGGTATGTGGGGCCTATTCATTCCTGAACTGGAAGAAGGCGCTCAATACAAGTTTGAATTAAAAGGGCCAAATGGTGAAGGCTTACCACATAAAGCTGACCCATGGGGCTTCTACTCAGAGCAATACCCATCGTTCTCATCAGTGACTTACGACCACGCTCGTTACGAGTGGCAAGATAGTCAATGGCAGAATCGCCCTGTTACGCAAAAGCGCAAAGAAGCACTTTCGTTCTATGAACTGCATGCAGGTTCTTGGAAGCGTAACGCCGAAGGAGAGTTCTTAAATTATCGCGAGCTTGCGGCAGAGCTAATTCCATACTTGACGGATCTTGGCTACACACACGTTGAGCTAATGCCAGTTTCAGAGCACCCATTCTACGGTTCTTGGGGTTATCAACCTGTTGGTCTATTTGCACCGACTAGTCGTTTTGGATCTCCTGATGATTTCAAATACTTTGTCGACCAATGTCACCAAGCTGGCTTAGGTGTGGTACTAGATTGGGTTCCTGCTCACTTCCCAAGTGATGATCACGGCCTAGCAAACTTCGATGGTACGCCATTGTTCCACGATCCAGATCCACGTCGTGGTTGGCATCAAGACTGGAACTCGTACATTTATGATTTAGGCAAAGAGCATGTTCGTCGTTTCTTGGTAGCAAACGCTTTGTACTGGTTCGAACAATTCCATATCGATGGCATCCGTGTTGATGCGGTTGCTTCGATGCTGTATCTCGATTATTCGCGTAGCCATGACCAATGGATTCCGAACGCAGATGGCGGCAACGAAAACTATGACGCCATTGCTACCCTTAAGTGGATGAACGAAGAAGTTTATAAACACTTCCCGAATGCGATGACGATTGCTGAAGAATCGACTGCTTTCCCTGGTGTTTCGGCACCGACCTTTATGGGCGGCTTAGGCTTCGGCTTTAAGTGGAATATGGGCTGGATGCACGACAGTTTATCTTACATCCAAGAGGACCCGATTAACCGTAAATATCACCACGATACGATTACTTTCCCGCTGGTCTACGCACACAGTGAAAATTATGTATTATCTTTGTCACACGATGAGGTGGTTTACGGTAAGGGGTCTATCCACAACAAGATGCCTGGTGATGAATGGCAACAAACAGCCAACTTACGTGCTTATATGGGTTACATGTATGCACAGCCAGGTAAGAAGTTGAATTTCATGGGTGCTGAATTTGGTCAGACGGCTGAATGGAACCACGATGATCAACTGCAATGGTTCTTGCTGGATTACGATCGTCATCAAGGTGTTCAGCGCTTAACCAGAGACCTGAATAACCTATACCGCTCTGAAGCTGCAATGCATGACCTTGATTTTGACCCGAAAGGCTTTGAATGGCGTCTACAAGATTCTGCAGAAGCGAGCATTCTTGCGCATGAGCGTATCAGTGAGTCAGGTGAGCGTGTATTGGTAGTTTCTAACTTTACACCAGTCCCTCACGAGCATTTCCGATTAGGTGTTCCAGCAAAAGGGAAGTATTCACTATTGTTGAATACAGACTCGGTTGATTACGCAGGTAGCGGTTTTGAAGTGAAGAAAGTCGCTGAGATTGAATCAGTAGAAAGCGAAGGGCTAGACACATCGATTGAGCTACGCCTACCACCGTTATCGACGGTTTTTTATAAACTGAATTAA
- a CDS encoding TetR/AcrR family transcriptional regulator, translating into MARITQLQKLENQKNYDEIVLNLFLAEGHEALTYARIAQEIGISLTTLQGYYPSTRAIRTVLHKHMLSIVIENLDFASEEVFLQSWQNALDNEQFRYVIKLMFFHASQVKSPEAFNVSSDGLFREKMLNSFGTDSARILETVIGRSMFYLTNLGTPSN; encoded by the coding sequence ATGGCTCGAATAACTCAATTACAGAAACTAGAAAATCAAAAAAACTACGATGAAATCGTATTGAACCTTTTTCTGGCTGAAGGACATGAAGCTCTAACTTATGCAAGGATTGCTCAGGAAATTGGCATTAGTTTAACAACGCTTCAGGGCTATTATCCATCGACACGTGCTATCCGAACAGTGCTTCACAAGCACATGTTATCGATTGTTATAGAAAACCTAGACTTCGCTTCGGAAGAGGTCTTTCTTCAATCATGGCAAAATGCTTTAGACAATGAACAATTCCGATACGTTATCAAACTGATGTTTTTTCATGCCTCACAGGTCAAAAGTCCCGAAGCATTCAATGTCAGTTCAGATGGTCTGTTTCGCGAAAAAATGCTGAATAGCTTCGGGACCGACTCTGCTCGCATCCTTGAAACGGTAATAGGACGTTCAATGTTCTACCTAACTAACCTTGGAACACCATCAAATTAG